In Sphaerospermopsis torques-reginae ITEP-024, the genomic window CATTCATCAGTTGTTTGTGTATCTGTTGGTAAAGCTTCTAAATAAGCTTGTACCTGTTTATCAGCAAAGTATTCTTTTAAAGAAGCTTGTTTTTTGACTAAATCTCGAAAATGCGGAAATACCTCTTGTTGTAACCACTGTTCACAGTACAAACACAATCCTGGTAACAAATCTGGGGAATCTTGAGATTTTTCCCGAATAATAGCTAAAGCTTCATATTCCTGACTTAGTTCCAAAACACGAGTTGCTTCTTCCGTTTGCCCAAGTAACAAAGCACAGAGAGACTGTTCTAAATGCACATCTTGGCGTTTACCAAGACGAATTAACATTTGCTTTGCCTGACGAATTAAAGCTGGTTGACGTTGGGCAAAACCCCTGGCTATCAGGGCATAAACCGCTAAATATGTAGACACAGCAGAGGTACGCTTACTTTCAGCTTCAAATAATTTATGCTGTTCTGCAACTGTCAAATGGTTGCGTAACTGTTGAATAAATCGCAGAAAATCATCTATATTTAAGCCTGTTTGATCATTACCACTACCATCAATTCCACCCCGCTCTTCTAAAATACTGTGTAATAATTCTAAACCTTGACGGCGTTCTTTGGTCTTCTCTAGAGGTAGTGCTAACAACTCCAGAATTCTATAGGGGCGTAACTTGCACAGGTCTGCGGCAATTTCCGCTTGCACATTAGGAAACAGACCTTCACGCACTAGCAATTCTTCCCCTGTTTCCAAAGATATAGCAGCATTTTCATGGTTACCTTGCTGCCATTGTTCCCGTCCCAGTTCCAGACAAGCTAACGCCACGGTGAGAATAATATCTGGCAGTTCAGGACTGGCAAAAAATTCCTCACTGTTAAGATGAGATCCTACTTTCACCCCTACGGATTTATTTCTATTTACCAGGTGTGGACGGCCTAGCTTCAGCACCAGTTCGTATTCTCCCAACTCTTGAAGCAGCAATAAAGCACCAACCAATTCGTCTGGGGCAATTTCGATGCTGAGACTTTGAACATCGTGGATACGGTTAATGGTTTCGGTGCTGTTTTCTAATAGGTATGTCTCCCCAAGCCGATCTTGGTTGTAGGCGTGGGCGAGATAAAGCTGATCATAATTACTGCGTTCTTTGGGATTTGATAAAACCACGTAAGCTTCTTCTATGAGTTGTTTACGAGAGGATATAGCTGCAATGGAATATTCCCGTCTTGGCAATTGAACAATGCGATCGCTATAAGCTTGCCGCAATTGTTCCTCACTTGCCGCCAACGGTAATCCTAAAATTCGGTAATAATCAAGCGGAATTTGCACAGCCTACTTCCCCTGCACTGTGTTTACGTAGCATCTCCCAGAGACGGACATAATTAACCTAGAGCATTCCAGGCTTGTAAAACCGTGCCATAATTATAGCTTTAATAATACCGTGTATAATATACAATTTAAGTGTATATTATAACATTTTTGTTTGTTTCTTGTTAACACTTAAGTTATATCCTATATATCCTAAATATATCCTAAAAACTAATTGCAGGTTTTAAATTTAGCCCAGAATCCGTATTACATTGAGTAGATTACCTGATGCAATGTTTTTGTGTTTTAGGGAACAGGGAACAGGGAATAAAATAAATTGGTGTGTACTTCATTAGACTGGGAAACGCTATAACTGGAAAACACAATATAGCACGATAAATTTTTAATGACCATTACTTAATAAAAGGTAAATTTTTACACAAAAAATTCCAATGACTATGGCAACACCAAGAAAGAGTAGGGAAGAACATTTTTGAGGCAGACCTGATATTAAGATCAGAAAATTGTTAATGGCTATGCAGAAAAACGACTATTCTGATTGCTAACTTAAAGAACGAACATAAAAAGCCACAGTTACGACACCAAAGACCAAAAATAGGCAATAAACATTAAAAAATGGCAAAATTACACCTTAAATATTCCATACCAATTTTAAGTCACAAATGAAGATTTTATAGTTGGATGGTTGACTTTTACCAACGCTGTCCTATTTCCAGCTAACATTATTAAGACTTGCTTACAGCAGATTACAGAGAAATGAGGCTTCGCCGTGAGCGTCAGCCGATGGAGAATCTAAGTTCAAGGTCAGACACTAAGGCCGTTTTACTCTTGACTCCTGTAAGGGCGAAGCATTCAGGCGATAAATGATCAATTTTTGTCACAGGTTATTTTCCGAATGCTTCGCCCCTACTTCGCCCCTACTTCGCCCCTACGACTCCTGACTCCTGCTATAACTTTAAAACCGTAGCTTTAACTTTTACGACAGGGATACTTCACAATAATGGTTCAAGAACGCACGTTACCCAAATTTGATACTTCTACAGTCCAGATTACCAAAGCAGAAGGGCTGGAATTATACGAAGACATGACTTTAGGGCGCTTTTTTGAAGACAAATGCGCCGAAATGTACTACCGGGGAAAAATGTTTGGTTTTGTCCACCTGTACAACGGACAAGAAGCCGTTTCCAGTGGTATTATTCGGGGAGCAATGCGACCTGGTGAAGACTTCGTTTCCAGTACCTACCGTGACCACGTTCACGCTTTGAGTGCGGGAGTACCAGCTAGAGAGGTAATGGCAGAATTATTTGGTAAGGCCACAGGATGCAGCAAAGGGCGCGGTGGTTCCATGCATATGTTTTCTGCTGAACATCGTTTATTAGGTGGTTATGCTTTCGTAGCTGAAGGTATTCCTGTTGCATCTGGGGCAGCTTTTCAAAGTAAATACCGTCGGGAAGTCTTGGGAGACAAAACAGCAGACCAAGTAACAGCTTGTTTCTTTGGTGACGGTGCTGCTAACAATGGTCAATTTTTCGAGACATTAAATATGGCAGCACTTTGGAAACTGCCAATTATTTTTGTGGTAGAAAATAATAAGTGGGCGATCGGCATGGCTCACGAACGGGCGACATCTGACCCAGAAATCTACAAAAAAGCTAGTGTGTTTAACATGGTAGGCGTAGAAGTAGACGGGATGGATATTTTAGCAGTGCGCCAAGTCGCCCAAGAAGCAGTAGCCCGCGCCCGTGCAGGGGAAGGACCAACCCTCATTGAAGCCCTCACCTATCGCTTCCGTGGTCACTCTTTAGCAGATCCCGACGAACTCCGCAGCAAAGAAGAAAAAGATTTTTGGTTCTCTCGTGATCCGATTAAAAAGCTAGGTGCTTATTTGTTAGAACACAACCTAGCCACAGAAGCAGAACTCAAAGACATTGAAAAGAAAATTCAGGGTGTGATTGACGATGCGGTGAAATTCGCTGAAGGCAGTCCCGAACCAGATGCCAGCGAATTATATCGCTTTATCTTTGCAGAAGATGTGTAACAGGTGACAGGTGACAGGTGACAGGTGACAGGTGACAGGTGACAGGTGACAGGTGACAGTAAGCAGAGAATAGGTAATAGTGACAAAAGTTACAGCTATTTTCAGGTAAATAAACCACATCTTGATTAAGGTTTCGCGCAAAGGCACAAAGGAGCAAAGGCGCAAAGGAAGAAAGTTAATTGGGGGTGTGGTCTAAATACGTCAAAACTGGTGTAAAAATTTTTCTGCTGAACTTCTGCCTCCTGCCTCCTGCCTACAATTATTAATTACAAATCACCACTTATGTTGACTATTACTGAACAACAACAACAATACAAAACCTACATCCTCGCGGATACTACTGCTGGTTCTAATTTGGAAGTAGTACCAGAAAGAGGGGGTATTATTACCCGTTGGCGGTTGAAAGGTCAGGAAATTCTCTATTTAGATACGGAAAGGTTCGCTAACCCAGAGTTAAGTATTCGCGGTGGTGTACCTATTTTGTTTCCTATCTGTGGGAATTTGCCTGATAATACTTACACCTACAACGGTAAACAATATACTCTTAAACAGCATGGCTTTGGGCGAGATTTACCTTGGGAAGTGACAAACCAAGTTACTGAAGGCAAGGTGAGTTTAAGCGTAGTTCTCAATAGTAATGAGGTAACACGCGCTGTTTATCCTTTTGATTTTCAGCTAACTTTTACCTATACGCTACAGAGTAACTCTTTGATCATTGAGCAGGTTTATCAAAATCTGTCTAGTGTGCAGATGCCGTTTTCGGCTGGGTTTCATCCCTATTTTCTGTGTGGTGATAAGTCGCAGTTAGAGTTTGAAATTCCCTCTGGACAGTATCTAGACCAGAAAACTAAGGAAATGCACCCGTTTAACGGTAATTTCGATTTTGCACGGGATGAGATAGATTTTGCTTTTGGTCATTTGCGGAGTCAGTCTGCTGCGGTGACAGATCATAGCCGCAAGTTGAAGTTGACTCTTGACTATGATGATATCTATGCTATGCTGGTTTTCTGGACGTTGAAGGGCAAGGATTTTTATTGTCTTGAACCTTGGACGGCTGGACGCAACTCGCTCAATACTGGTGAAAATCTAACTGTGTTAGAGCCAGGAGCAAGCAAAACTTCCTCTGTGAAATTAACTGCGGATTTTTTCTAAAAAACAGTTGACAACCTAGAGAGAGTTTGCTATATTAAAAAAGTTGCGAAACACAAAAGGGTCGCTAACTCAACGGTAGAGTACTCGGCTTTTAACCGATTAGTTCCGGGTTCGAATCCCGGGCGACCCATAAAAAGCCAAATGATGATGTTTGTCTGAATCAGGATTTCCACGATTTAAGGATTAATATTGGAGATAATGAAATATGCTAAAAACTGTTCAAGGAATCTACCGGAATGGTAAAATCGAGTTAACTGAAATTCCAGCCGATATAATAGAAAGTCCAGTTTTAATAACTTTTATAGAAACTCCAACTTCAGAAAATATAACCATCAAAAGTTCCACAGAAGAATTATTTGCTCCCTTACGAGGTAAAATCAAATATTTTGAAGATATCACCACACCCACAACGGAAGAATGGGGTGAAATGTGACTATTGTTTTAGATACTTGCGCTTTAATCTGGTGGAGTCTTGATCCAGATCAACTTTCTTTACCAGCTAAATTAGCTTGTGAAAAAATGGAAGTAGAAAAAAATGGTTTAGTCGCTTCTATTTCGCTGTGGGAAATTGCTATTAAAATTAAAAACCAAAAGTTAGATTTAGGAGTACCCTTAACCACTTATTTGGATATTTGGAAACCTTACAAAAATCTGATGTAATTACCATAATTCCTATTGATGAAAATTTATGGTTGGAAAGTGTTGCTTTAGAATGGAGTCATAAAGATCCAGCAGATAGGGTTATTGTTGCTTTAGCTAAAAAATATCATGCAGGTTTAGTGACGGGAGATAAAATAATCATCGGATTTTACGAGTCAGTTATTTGGTAAATTTGTTTGTCAGAATCAGGATTTTCAGGATTTAAGGATTTACAGGATGTTATATTTTGTCTGAATCAGGATGTCCAGGATTTAAGGATTTACAGGATGTTGATTTGTGAGGATGGGGTTAAGCTAATTGTAGGATAATTTAGGCGATCGCTGTTTTCCCACTCATCAAATTTTAGGAATTATCAAAAGAATCACAAATAATCTATGATGCTGTAATTTGTAACTCTATTCTTTTTCCTAATGCTGTTAAAGTTTTTTCGATAATAGATAGTTTGGTATCATAGTGAGGATCAAGCATATCTTTTACTTCTTGTTCACCAATATTCAGAATAGAAGCAAGTTGTAATTGAGTCATTTTATGTTCGCGCATTGCTAAATATAATGCTGCTTTCAATGCTGTTTGAATAGGAACAGGTACTAAATACTCTCCAGTGTTAGATAATGATGGTTGGGGAATATCTAATTGATCATCAATGCGTAAAGCGATCGCTTCTTCTAAACAATCAGCAGCTTCATTTAATGCTTGTTCTATTGTATCTCCTTGAGTAATTGCTTCTGGTAAATCTGGGAATGTAACGACAAAACCGCCATCTTCGTCTTCAGTTAATGATGCTGGATATACAAATTTGTTCATAATTATACCCCTATTAAATTTCATTTTCTTCTATTCCTAGTTGATTTAACATTGCTTTGAAAGTTCCTGTTTTTAGCTCATCTTTGGGGTTACGAACTATGGTAAATTTATCACCAAAGTATAATGTTACATGACTTCCTTTACCACGTTTTTGATCAACATAAGCTATAATATTACGCTCCTTAGCTAATTTTTTAACTTTCCTAATAAATTCACTACCTTTCATAAAATTATTGAATAAATTTTTTAAATCGTCAAGTTGGAAGTATCTAAAATATATTTCATAACTCTATTGTGCAGTTATCAAAATCTTGGTCACGTTCTAAGTCTAAATCTACTCCCACTAAAGGAGAATTTTGTAATACTTCTATTAGGTTTTTAGATTTAGCTTTGTTTGGCTGATTTTCTATTTGTCTAGTTAAATAATTGATTAATTCTATTTTTTCTTCTCTGGTTAAAGTATCTACTTGTTTGAAGAAATTTTCTAATGTTAAGTTGTTCATAGTTATTTTGCTGATGAGATTTATTGATATTGTAACATATTTGCATTTTGTCTGAATCAGGATATCCAGGATTTTAGGATTTACAGGATGTTATATTTTGTCAGAATCAGGATGTCCAGGATTTAAGGATTTACAGGATGTTAATTTGTCAACATTGGTTTAAGCTAATTATAGCATAAATGTAGGATAATTTAGGCGATCGCTATTTTGGTAAGTCTGATAATTCTTTTACAAGACCTTCCCAAAACTGCAAATACCTTGCAAGAATTGAACAATAATCACATTTACCTCCAAGATAACCAAGAAAAACCTGCTAATCCAGGTAAAATGCTAATTTTAAAAAATCTTGCAAGATTTTCAAGATCGTGTATAATGGTTGTTATGGATAACAATCTACTGCTCTCATTGTTACAAAATAAACTTGCTGAAACAGAGCAAGAAGCCTCTAGACTAAGGGAAGTTGCTGCTAAGGCTCAAATAGAAGCATCTATTATGGAGGCTTTAGCCCAGAAAATACAGTCTACTATTGACAGCTTAATTGCTACTCATGGAAAGGAAATGAGTCACCAAGATTATCAGGAAACTATTCAAGGTTTGTCTGGTACAGAATCTTCTCTTGGTGATACATATTCAAACCAAGAGCAGACAATCAAAAATTTTCGCCTTCCCAAAGATATGAAACGTATTCAGTACAAAAGAACCAAAGGATACGTTAAAATAACTACACAAATTTTATCTAATTATCCAGGAGGATTACATATTGATCAATTGACAGACATGATTTTTGAGACTTCCTCACCAGATGAATTGGCAAGAGCAAGAAATTCTTTGTTGGCAGAATTAAATAGAGGTGTTAAGGAAGGAAGACTCACAAAAATGGGTGACTCAGACTATTTCTTGCTACCTCCACAGTTCTCGGAAACAAATAATACAGAGTTATCTCAAAAATCAATTGATATCCTCAATCACTCAAAGTTCCAATTTAACGGAACAAATTCTTTAGTTAATTCTTAAACTTTTCTAGCTTGGAGTATTATTTTATGGCACAACTTTTAAAGAAGTCAGGTAATGAACAAGACTTTTCTAAAGACTTACTACGCGGATTTGATAACGACGGAGCAGAATATTTTACAGTGAAAAAGACGGGACAATCAGGAATGTCTCACAGAGGTTTAGCTAGATTTGTAGGTAAAAGTCAAGCAAGTGTGAGTACATGGATTAATAATGTTAGAAAATCTGATCCTCAGAATAATGATTTACCTCCTTGTTTGAAAGTTTTTGCTGGATGTAGTTTAACACTTCCCGGATATGTTGATAATCAAGGTAGAGATATAATTGAAGATGGATTTTGTGCAGCCATAGTTAAATATTACGCCCAATACTCTAACCCTAGAAAACCAGGAGGTAATGTTAAAGCACAACAAGCTCTCCAATTAATTGAACATTTAGGAATGCGAGTTTTTATTCATCAGAAAACAGGTTGGAAACCTCAGTATGACTATCCTATACATGATGACTTTGAGAAGGAATTTGAGATACATAAAGGAAGATATGCTGTCAGACAGATAGTAAAACTGGAAGATCACCCAGAACTAATGTCCGCTGTAAAATATTGGCTTAACAAAAATAGTTTACGTTTATCTAGAAAAATTTATTCAGATACCAATGAGGCTCTCAATAAATGTTTACAAGGAATAAACGCAAGAGAAATAAAGGAACAAAATAACCTCTCTAAAAGTGCTGCTATTAGAGATTATTATGATACTCGTCCATTAATGAACTATTCAGCCTTGATTAAACTAGCAGCAAATCAAATTCGCTATCATAATATTCATCCAGTAAAGGCAGTACATAAAGCCTTAGATTTATATATGCCAAATCATAAACCTGAGCCAATACCAGTCATTGAAAATATAAAAAAGGCAGACAAAAGACTAAAAGCGGAAGCTGAAAGACGACGACTTGCGGCTGGAGTTCAATTATCATTACCTCTAGGCATATAAGACAATCGTTAGCTGTGATTTTTGAGTATTATTGATTGATGTTTGTCTCAATCAGAATATTACCAGAATCTTCTAAATCAAAAAACCAAAAATCCTTTCATCCTGTAAATCCTGAAATCCTGTAAATCCTGATTCAGACAAATTAGGTGATAGGTAATAGGTAATGAATTTACTGTCACCTGTCACCTGTCACCTGTCACCTAACTTACTCCTGCGTCGCAACAGTCAAAACCTGCGGAGGAGAAGCATCAGGAGGATAAAGAAAATCAACTTCTACCCAAGAATTATCCCCCGGTTTCATCTTTAAAGAAACTAAAGGTTGACCAGGTTCACCTCTTTTTTGCACCAAATGTACAAACCTAGTCGCCGGTTTACCTTGTTCATCCCGATAACGTACCCGCACAGTACCCCTAAAGAAAACCTGACGCGCAGGTGTGGTAAAAAACCTTAAACCAGACTTTGTTAACTGCTCCTCTTTGATGGGAGTTTGCAGAGATACAGTGACATTTTTTGCACTTTGAGAATTATTCAATAAAGGCAATTTTAAACTATATTGAACACCATAATTACCATGTGCAAAATAAGCTGTATCAGGATAACGCACTAACATCGGTGCTGTTTGAATTTGACCTGTGCCAAAAGTTCCTCCGTGCAGTGTACTTAAAGGATAGGAAAAAGCTTGACCGGGTTCAGGAATAGTTAAATACCTGCTGTTAGAATTATCTGTTAAAAGCGATCGCCATTGTGACCCACGGGACACACCTGCAACCCTTCCATAAATAGCAGGTTTACCAGTTCCCTCTATGGGAGTCGGGGTTTTATCTCTCGGTGTTGATAAATCACCATTATTTAATAAATCTTCCCATTCTGCTAAAGTTGGCGCTCGTTCACTACCATCAGCATTAGTTTTTGCAAACATCGCTAAACTAGCAGCATACACCGTCCCATTACTCCGCAAACGCATATAAGTAGAACGACCATTTAAAGGTGGTGTCAATTCTCGCACGGGAATAGGTAAATTTAATAACATCTGACTTTCCCCAGGAGGAAGGACTATTTGCGCTGGGAAAATATTTTGTCTTCTCCCTCTCAAAATATCAGACATCACCCTACTACCTGGTCCAGAAAACACATTTCCCGCATCATTAGGAATAAAAGAATCTAATGGTAAAAAAGGTGCATCTGGTTGACTTAAATAACTTGCACCTTGCAAAATATTCACAGTTACCGGTGTATTACCAGGGTTATGCAAAATTATCCCGTGGTAAAGAGAACGTAAATCTTCTGGTGGTTCTGCTCTAGCAATATGATGGGAAAAAACATCAAACCGCCCCTGAAAAGGAAAGTTTAAATGTGCAGTGGGTACTTTTTTATCCTCTGAAGGAAAAGTAGAAAGTAAAATACCTTCCTTTAATACCAATTCTGGACTATTACTATTAAATACTGGAACAGTATCCAACCTTCCAGGTAAAGCTCGCACCTCTTGAGGTATTACCACTTCTTCCGGTGGTGGTGCGGTTGGAGTTGCTTGAGCGAGAGTCAAACCGAGTAATGCTGACAACATAGGAAATTTAAAATTCAAAATTTATAAGTGACTGGG contains:
- a CDS encoding type II toxin-antitoxin system HicB family antitoxin, which codes for MNKFVYPASLTEDEDGGFVVTFPDLPEAITQGDTIEQALNEAADCLEEAIALRIDDQLDIPQPSLSNTGEYLVPVPIQTALKAALYLAMREHKMTQLQLASILNIGEQEVKDMLDPHYDTKLSIIEKTLTALGKRIELQITAS
- a CDS encoding aldose epimerase, with product MLTITEQQQQYKTYILADTTAGSNLEVVPERGGIITRWRLKGQEILYLDTERFANPELSIRGGVPILFPICGNLPDNTYTYNGKQYTLKQHGFGRDLPWEVTNQVTEGKVSLSVVLNSNEVTRAVYPFDFQLTFTYTLQSNSLIIEQVYQNLSSVQMPFSAGFHPYFLCGDKSQLEFEIPSGQYLDQKTKEMHPFNGNFDFARDEIDFAFGHLRSQSAAVTDHSRKLKLTLDYDDIYAMLVFWTLKGKDFYCLEPWTAGRNSLNTGENLTVLEPGASKTSSVKLTADFF
- a CDS encoding PIN domain-containing protein gives rise to the protein METLQKSDVITIIPIDENLWLESVALEWSHKDPADRVIVALAKKYHAGLVTGDKIIIGFYESVIW
- the pdhA gene encoding pyruvate dehydrogenase (acetyl-transferring) E1 component subunit alpha, with the translated sequence MVQERTLPKFDTSTVQITKAEGLELYEDMTLGRFFEDKCAEMYYRGKMFGFVHLYNGQEAVSSGIIRGAMRPGEDFVSSTYRDHVHALSAGVPAREVMAELFGKATGCSKGRGGSMHMFSAEHRLLGGYAFVAEGIPVASGAAFQSKYRREVLGDKTADQVTACFFGDGAANNGQFFETLNMAALWKLPIIFVVENNKWAIGMAHERATSDPEIYKKASVFNMVGVEVDGMDILAVRQVAQEAVARARAGEGPTLIEALTYRFRGHSLADPDELRSKEEKDFWFSRDPIKKLGAYLLEHNLATEAELKDIEKKIQGVIDDAVKFAEGSPEPDASELYRFIFAEDV
- a CDS encoding IMS domain-containing protein, with translation MQIPLDYYRILGLPLAASEEQLRQAYSDRIVQLPRREYSIAAISSRKQLIEEAYVVLSNPKERSNYDQLYLAHAYNQDRLGETYLLENSTETINRIHDVQSLSIEIAPDELVGALLLLQELGEYELVLKLGRPHLVNRNKSVGVKVGSHLNSEEFFASPELPDIILTVALACLELGREQWQQGNHENAAISLETGEELLVREGLFPNVQAEIAADLCKLRPYRILELLALPLEKTKERRQGLELLHSILEERGGIDGSGNDQTGLNIDDFLRFIQQLRNHLTVAEQHKLFEAESKRTSAVSTYLAVYALIARGFAQRQPALIRQAKQMLIRLGKRQDVHLEQSLCALLLGQTEEATRVLELSQEYEALAIIREKSQDSPDLLPGLCLYCEQWLQQEVFPHFRDLVKKQASLKEYFADKQVQAYLEALPTDTQTTDEWTTINKQSFPSPQINSPRYRSYHNVSNGINHGVSNGTVNHSYAHDPEFYTSAPSEVTESANYSPPEWHSRRYSNSHTPEMPKQSATAEEAGTEYDHQMNVGNHIDATSHTKQRRRRKQTLVNSRERVWEPGNSHSRRRRTFVNSLDTKTRLVWLMFLSMGGLLVFWLLVSTVWGWLNNLFFPQPTVQGTPLAIELNQPPVTIPEPNSSKPEVPEGQLTPVIAQEVIEKWLSIKASALGPDHEIERLDEILTGSVISKWRSIAKQDMAEKRYRKYEHDVKVEFVNQKDPTADNAVVEATVKEVTHFYEQGQSKRPSQDNLRVRYDLVRKQGSWRIQGMTVVKTLNS
- a CDS encoding type II toxin-antitoxin system HicA family toxin translates to MKGSEFIRKVKKLAKERNIIAYVDQKRGKGSHVTLYFGDKFTIVRNPKDELKTGTFKAMLNQLGIEENEI
- a CDS encoding DUF3370 domain-containing protein gives rise to the protein MLSALLGLTLAQATPTAPPPEEVVIPQEVRALPGRLDTVPVFNSNSPELVLKEGILLSTFPSEDKKVPTAHLNFPFQGRFDVFSHHIARAEPPEDLRSLYHGIILHNPGNTPVTVNILQGASYLSQPDAPFLPLDSFIPNDAGNVFSGPGSRVMSDILRGRRQNIFPAQIVLPPGESQMLLNLPIPVRELTPPLNGRSTYMRLRSNGTVYAASLAMFAKTNADGSERAPTLAEWEDLLNNGDLSTPRDKTPTPIEGTGKPAIYGRVAGVSRGSQWRSLLTDNSNSRYLTIPEPGQAFSYPLSTLHGGTFGTGQIQTAPMLVRYPDTAYFAHGNYGVQYSLKLPLLNNSQSAKNVTVSLQTPIKEEQLTKSGLRFFTTPARQVFFRGTVRVRYRDEQGKPATRFVHLVQKRGEPGQPLVSLKMKPGDNSWVEVDFLYPPDASPPQVLTVATQE
- a CDS encoding type II toxin-antitoxin system VapC family toxin; this encodes MTIVLDTCALIWWSLDPDQLSLPAKLACEKMEVEKNGLVASISLWEIAIKIKNQKLDLGVPLTTYLDIWKPYKNLM